The Flaviramulus sp. BrNp1-15 genome includes the window AATCTTCTACTTGTAATTGTAAATCTTTTATAGTTCCTTCAAGTTTTCTTGCAGCAGCTTCTTCTAGTTTTAATTCTGCAGCAGCAGCTTCTGCAGCTTCTTCTGCATCTGTTTTTCCGATTCCGAATACTTTTGCTCCTGCGTTTTTAATAAATGAAAATAGTCCCATAGTTTATTGTATTTTTAAGTTAATATTTATTTAAATTGTAATATTTAGATATGCTAAACTTACATAATATTTGACACAGAAAAAATAAAAAGTCACATAATCAAAGATACATTTTTATTACAAAAAGAAACCGCCTAAAGCACAATACTTTAAACGGTTTCTAAACTAAATAACCAACCAAAATTTTTATTTCACCCTTGTGTTTTCTCTAGGGTTTTCTACTTTATCTTTTCTAAACTTACGTTTTTTATCTTTTGTTGTTGTTTCTTTGCCTTTTGTGTTTCCTGTTTTTAAGAACTGTATGTATCCTCTACCTTCAAATTCGTAAATAGTTTCAGATGCTGGATGAAACAACTCTATCTTTCCATCATTTATAACGCTCATTTCGAAGTATTCATTGTCAAAGAAATCATAATCTAATGTTAAAGTTTTTAAATACATATTATTACTAACATCACCTACTCCATAAACTCCTGTATAATCCCAATATATATTACTTGGATTACTAACATCTATGTCTTGCGAACTTCTAAAAGTTGAATCGTTTCCACCTGCTAAAAATTGTAAATAGTTTTCGTTATCAAATTCATTTAATGCCCCAAAATCACTTGTGTATGTTTTTTCCCAAGCTTCATACTCTTGTAAGAAATAATGAATATTATCATAGAATACAAAGTCGTAATCAAAATTACTTCGTTGATACCCATCTAAAAAGTACGACGTATCATTATTAGGGTTGTAAAGTTCTATAGTATTACTGTCTATTTGATATACATCAAAGGTTGAAAACCCATCAATATCATGGTAAACATCTAAAATCATATCATAAGCATCATATTCGCCAACATCAATACCAAAACCGTATCCGTTATCGCCTAATCCAACTATGTTGTTATTTGCATAAACAACACCATTTCTAAACGAAATTGTAAATGCCTTTTGTAAAAACGGTGTTTCACCATAACCTGAGGTTGAATTAATATCTACATACCATAACTCATGAGAGCTTAATAATTGATTTAACGAAATTGGAGGTACATCATCATAATAATCATCAACTAACACTTCTGTGTAACACGATGTAAATAATGTTGCTATTAAAGCAAAGCCTGAAAGTAATTTTAGAGTCTTCATAATCAAACATTTTAGGGTTTCTATATTTAGTGGTTTCAAAACGCGTGCCAAAAAAGATTTCTTAATAGTTTATTGACTTATCTATAAGCGATATTTTGCGTATTTTTGAAATTGTAAACTATTCTAAATATTTATGGATAAACCTTTAAAATATGCGGTTTTTGGAGCAGGAAGTTGGGCAACTGCAATAGTGAAAATGCTTTGTGAAAACTTAGATGAAATTGGTTGGTATATGAGAAGTGTTTACACCAAAGAACATTTATTAAAAGAACAACACAACCCTAATTATTTAAGTTCGGTTGAATTTCATTTAGAGCAATTGAAGTTAAGTAATGATATAAATGAAATCGCAAATTATGCTGATGTTTTAATTTTTGCCATTCCTTCTGCTTTTATGCATAGTGAATTAGAAAAACTGTCTATAGATATTTCTAATAAAATTATTGTTTCGGCTGTTAAAGGTATTATGCCAGAGAGCGGTTTGCTGGTTGGCGAACATTTTCATAATATATACCAAGTACCTTTTAATAATATTGCTGTTATTGCGGGCCCGTGTCATGCAGAAGAAGTAGCTTTAGAGCGTTTGTCGTATTTAACCATTTCATGTTCTGATGCTCAAAAAGCTAAAGAAATTGCAAAAAATTTATCCAGCGATTATATTAAAACTAAAATTAGTGACGATATTATTGGCGTAGAATACGCTGTAATGCTTAAAAACATTTATGCTATTGCTGCTGGAATTGCACATGGTTTAGGTTATGGAGATAATTTCCAGAGTGTGCTAATGAGTAATGCCATTAGAGAGATGAAACGTTTTATTAAAAAGATGCATAAAATGAAACGTAATATTAATAATTCTGCATATTTAGGCGACTTATTAGTTACAGGATACTCTGTGTTTTCTCGTAATCGTATGTTTGGCAACATGATTGGTAAAGGCTATACCGTAAAATCTGCGCAAATGGAAATGAGCATGATTGCAGAAGGGTATTATGCTACCAAAAGTGCACATTTACTAAATGAAAGAAATAAAAAGAAAACACGCTTGCCTATTATAAATGCTGTTTATGAAATTTTATACGAGAATAAAGACCCAAAAAAGGTATTTAAAAAATTAACTGAAAGACTAGATTAATCAATTCCTTATATAAGCAAAGATTTATTTTTTATAGAGTTACTTAAAGTTTGGGCTTTCGCTAGTCGCTTTCTGCGAAGAGCTCCAATAATAGTTCAATCCCTAACGCTTATCTGCCAAGAGACTACTGCTTTTTCAGGAATATACTACTTAACCAACACGCCTTTAACCTTCATTAAAGGAATAGCTTGCAACGCTTTAAAATTAATAGTATTTTTTCTAAACAAATATGTTTTATCAAACATTTGGTTACCTTCAAAAAAAGAAACCTTAAAGGTGTTATTTAATGCAAATAATTCTTCTTGTATCAATTCAATTTTAGCATAGCTTTTTTTAGGAAGTGAGTCTAGCTTTTTTCTGAAAACAGATGTTGTTTTTTCTTTAGAATAACCACTTGTAACAATAAGAACCATTTCTAAATCAACATCTTTATTGTTTATTATGTAAGCATTCCAATCTTGAGTTTTATAAACGTCATTATACTCATTTACAACTGCAATGTAAACATCCTCTACTTTTGGAATATCAATGTCTTTTTTCAAAACTAAAATGCAGATTTAAACTGCTCTAAAAAACGCACATCGTTTTCACTTAATAATCGGATATCGCCAATTTGATGTAATAACATAGCAATACGGTCTATACCCATACCAAATGCGAAACCAGAATATTCCTTAGAATCTATACCACAATTTTCTAAAACGTTTGGATCCACCATACCACAACCCATAATTTCTAACCAACCAGTACCCTTTGTTATGCGGTAATCAATTTCGGTTTCTAAGCCCCAATACACATCAACCTCAGCACTTGGTTCTGTAAATGGGAAGTAAGACGGACGTAAACGTATTTTACTTTTTCCAAACATTTCAGTTGTAAAGTGTTGTAGTGTTTGCTTTAAGTCTGCAAAACTTACATCTTTATCTATATATAAACCTTCTACTTGGTGGAAAAAACAATGCGAACGCGCCGAAATAGCTTCATTTCTATACACTCTACCTGGTGAGATTGTACGAATAGGCGGTTTATTATTTTCCATATAACGTACTTGCACAGAACTGGTATGTGTACGCAATAAAATATCCGGATTGGTTTGAATAAAAAACGTATCCTGCATATCACGAGCCGGATGATATTCTGGTAAGTTTAAGGCTGTAAAATTGTGCCAATCATCTTCAATTTCTGGTCCTTCACTTACATTGAATCCAATACGGGAAAAAATATCTATAATTTGATTTTTAACAATAGAAATAGGGTGGCGCGCACCAATTTGAATAGGTTCTCCTGGACGCGATAAATCGCCATAAACACCTTTTACTTCTTCTTTGCTTTCAAGCTCTTCTTTTAAAGCACTTACCTTATCTTCGGCTGTTTTTTTAAGTTTATTAATGGTTTGACCAAATTCTTTTTTTTGATCGTTTGCTACATTTTTAAACTCAGCAAAAAAGTCGTTTAGCAAACCTTTTTTACCTAAATATTTTATACGGAATGCCTCTACCTCTTCTTTTGATTGGGCTTTAAAAGCTTCAGCTTCGGCTATAAGTTCTTTTATCTTATCTATCATGACGTCATTTCAAAAATGAATGCAAATTTACTATTTTTTCTATAACTGCGTTAGGGATTGCAACGGAAATCCTTTTGCTTTTTGCAAAAGATTATAGTGCAAAGCCCGACCCCGAGATTTCGGTGTAACGACCGAATTATCAATTCGATACCGATTAATATATATACTCAGTTTCTAAAAAGTAATTTACTATAGCTTCTTTCATTAAAACACTCTGTTCACCAGCTTTTAAACGCGGTAAACTTTCAAGAGTTCTATAATGTGGCCAACCTTCGTTATCTACAAAATCGAGCTGGTAATAGCCATAAGGCGTAAGTAATTTGCAGATAGCAATATGCATAAGGTCTAGTTTTTGGTCTTTTTTAAAAGTTCTTTCTAATTGCCCTAATTCTTGCACACCTATTAAATAAATTATAGCATCAAGATCTAATGTATCTCCATCGGCAAATTGATTGGATAGTTTTTTAACTACCAATTCCCAGCGCTCTTTTAATTGTTCGTCTCTAGACATAATAATTTTAAAGCTACAAAGTTAATAAACCTAAGTGTGACTATTATCCCATTTATGATTTGAATTTAGTTTAAAATAAAATGATAATTTTTTTTCTCTATATAAAAAAAGAAAAATAAAGCATAGCCTTCGTTACGGTATCTTTTTCTTGTGACATAGAAAGGAAAAAAGGGCGTTTTATTAAAGTGAATTCAAGTTGTAGATGGGATTATTTATATTTGCCTAAATTATTTCAATTATGAGTGTTATAGATATTGTTTTAGGGGCTTTAATTTTATTTGGACTAGTTCGTGGTTTAATGAAAGGGCTTTTTGTTGAAGTTGCATCATTAATTGCTCTTGTTGCAGGTGTTTATGGTGCCATACATTTTAGCAATTTTGCCGCTGAGTTTTTACAAAATAAAACAGAATGGAACGAGAAAACCATTAATATTACTGCTTTTGCTATAACCTTTGTAATCATAGTTTTGGCCATAGGACTTGCAGGAAAAGCATTAACCAAATTAGCAGATTTTGCTGCTCTAGGAATAATAAATAAATTACTTGGCGCTGCCTTTGGTGCTTTAAAAATTGCACTTATTTTGAGTGTAGTTTTAAATATTTTTGATAAAATGAATAGTACCATTACGTTTATTGATGAAGGAAATATAGAAGAATCTGCACTCTACAAACCTGTAAAATCTTTAGTACCTACAATATTTCCAAATCTTTTAACTTCTAAAGAAGATAATCCTCCCTCTGAAAACGAAGCATAACTAAATATTAATAAATATCCTTTACATTGTCCTTAACCCACATTAAACATTCTTTAAATGTTTCGAAGATATGTTCTCTAGGTATTAAATCTGGTATAATATCTATACGTTCCATCATATATTTGGGTTGATCTAAGAGGCCTACAAAAAGTACTTCAATATTCTTATTACTGAGGTCTTGTAGCACATCTTCCATAGCATATAATCCAGATTGATCCATATATTGCATTCTGCCTAAACGTATAATAACCGTAGTTGCTGTATCTGGAATTTGTTTTGACAATGCCTGAAAATCACTTGTAGACCCAAAAAATAGAGGTCCTTTAATGTGTTTTATAAACACTTCTTCTTTTAGATTATCTGGAAATCCTATTTCATCTTTCCAAGCTTCTTCTTTTAATGCTTTAACATCTGAACGTTCGGCAGTTAAATCTCCTATTTTCTTCATAAACATTAATGAAGCAATCACCAATCCAATACCAACAGCGTACACAAGGTTCCAGAACGTTGACAACCCAAGAACAGTAAGCATTATTACTACTTCCATACTAAATTTTAAAGGCCCTATCTTAACATCTTTAGGCAAGTAAGGTATTGCTTTTAAGCCTTTATAATCCATAACACCAATACCTACTGTAATTAAGATTCCTGCTAACACTGCAGCCGGTATTTTAGATGCTAAAGGTGCTAATGCAAGTAAAATTATAAAAAGTAAAACACCTGCAATCATACCTGATAATCTGGTTTTACCACCAGAATTAATATTTACTACTGTTCTAATAGTTGCTCCTGCTCCCGGTATTCCACCAAATAGTGATGCAATACTATTTCCTATTCCTTGTCCTACTAATTCTTTATTAGGCTTATGTTTAGTTTTAGTCATATTATCTGCCACAACACTAGTTAGTAAGGAGTCTATTGCTCCTAAAAGCGATAGCGTTAATGCTGTAAAAACATAAGGCGTAATACTTCCTAAGCTAAACTGAGTGAAAATTTCAGTCTTTAATTCTGGTAAGCCTTGTGGTATTTCTGGAATTGGTCTATAATCTAATCCTGCTAAAATTGCAACAGCAGACATAACAATAAGTGCTACAAGGGTACTTGGTATTTTAGTTGTTATCCGCTTGAAACCATAAATAATAAAAATAGTTCCTAAGGCTAGGATAATTTCTAGCCAATTAATATTTTGTAAAGCACGAGGTAATACTTTTAAAGCCCCTATAACACCTGATGCATCTTTACCCGCAAGTGTAGTAGATTCTTTTAAAATGTCTGCCTCTGTTACTTTTTCGGCTCTATTGATAGTTTCTTTAAAATCTTCTAAAACCAAAATACCTTCTCCTGCTTCTTCTTTTAAAATGTTTTCTAGAATAACTTCCTCTGCTTGTGGTTTAAATTGGTTTACATAATCCATATCCTCTTTAGGGTAGTAACCTAACATTGGTAAAATTTGAGTAACCAAGATAATTACACCGATTGCAGTCATGAATCCAGAAACCACTGGGTATGGTATATAACGAATATATTTACCTAGACCTATAAGACCTAAACCTATTTGTATTAACCCTGCTAAAAGAAAGACTGTTAAAATGGCTGGTAGAGCTTTTTCAACACTGCCATCGTTAGCTGCAATTATTCCCGCAATAATTACCATACTTACTGCTGTCATTGGAGCAGTAGGACCAGATATTTGGGTATTAGTACCTCCAAAAAGCGCAGCGAAAAAACTAATAAAAATAGCACCATATAATCCGGCACTTGGTCCTAATCCAGAAGATACACCAAATGCTAATGCCAATGGTAATGCTACAATACCTGCAGTAATACCACCAAAAGCATCACCTTTTATATTTGAAAAAAAATTTTTCATACCTGATTTATTTAGTTGTCCTAATTTAACTCATCTTTAGCCAAAAAAAAAGCCATTACTGAAAAGTATAGGCTTTTTAACATTTGTTTACTATTTTAAAAGTTTACAAAGGTTATGAGATTAATTTGATCTCTACCAGAAGTTTCAAAAAACTGGTTCATATAACCTGCTTCTATTCTAACATTTTTATTAATGTTGTAACCAATACCTCCATAAAGCCTGTTTCTATCGAAAATAGATGATTTTGTGTTTAAAAATATTTCGTTGTATGCAGATAAGTAATATTTACTTTCCTGGTTTTCTTTTTTACATAAAGGCACTTTCATGCTTAAAAAATATCTAAACCTCATCTTGAAATCTTCTTCAACAAAACGCTGCTCAAATCTGTAACGATGACCTATTTGTACACTACCAATATTTTGTGTTGATATAAATTGCTGATAAATTCTATGTTCATTTACCGAAATTTTTTCATCTGTATTACCTACATAATTTTCAGATAAAATATAGCCATAGCCTAATAAAAAATTGTTTTTCCCTTCGTTAAATGTGTAACCCAGACCCGATCTTAAAAGCAATTGCTCTAAGTCTCCAATGGCATTATAATTTCTGTATTGCACCTCATGATGCAAGTTCCATTTTTGATTAAATTTTTTGTTACCAAAATAAATTAACCAATTACCTAAATTACTATCTTGACTTGTTGAAAAAAATGGCAGCATCAATGTTATTATTAATGCTGCCAAATGTTTTTTGTAATTCATTATTGCTGTTTATTCGTAGAACTCAACCACTCCGGTATGTATATTATACATCGCACCAATTATTTTTATTTCGCCTTTTTTCTCCATTTCTGAAAGAATTGGACTTTCTTCATGAATTCTTTCTATGGTTAACTCCACATTCTTTTTTGATACATTATCAACAAACTCTAAATTTTTAGAATTTCTAAGATTTTCATCTTTAGGCTCAGAAACCGCGTTTACTGCAGGTGTAATTTTTTCAATAAGTTTTGTTAAATTACCCATTTTTGCATGATCGCAAGCGCCTTTAACAGCTCCGCAACTTGTATGACCTAAAACTACAATTAGTTTTGTTCCGGCAAGCTTACAAGCAAATTCCATACTTCCAAGAATATCTTCATTTACAAAGTTTCCTGCAATTCTTACACTAAAAATGTCTCCTAAACCTTGATCGAAGACTAGTTCTGCAGACACTCTAGAATCTATACAACTTAAAATGGTTGCAAAAGGAAATTGTCCTTCTTTAGTGTCGTTTACTTGCTCTAATAAGTTTCTGTTAGCTTTTAAATTATTTTGAAATCTTACATTGCCTTCTTTTAGAAACCGCAACGATTTTTCTGGAGTCATAGTTGCTTGAGTTTCTTTAGTATGTGCTTTCATAATATTTTCTGTTTATGTTATTTTTTATTGATATTTTAGGTTTTGTTCTGTGGTTAAAAACAAAGATACATTAAGGTTATTAATAACGTTTTTTAAGTTTTTATTTGTCTTTTTAAGTTTTTTGCTTTTTCTATTTATACACAACAGATTTACGTTGTTTTTTAATAAATAGTTAGAAAGGTTTTTAAAAACATTATCATTCTCTTCAAAAACATATTCTATAGTTTTTTTATCATCAATGTTTGTTGATGTAACGTTATCTGGATTCTTAACAATTTTGAATGCCTTTAAAGGTTTTTGTGTATGCTTTATTAAATTGTCTGCGAAATGAAACGAACCATTTGCATCGTTAAACAACCCTAAAGTTAAATCATTATTTGGTTCCAAAACATTTTCTTCGCCAGAAATCATAATGGTTCCACTGTGTTGTTTAAATACATGTTTTAGAATATTATCTCCCATAACACTTAATAATTTAGATTTTCTTTTACCTAAAACTACAATGTCTGGTTGATAGCTTTCTATATAATTTGCTATTTCGTTCTTTACATTACCGTACCGCAATGTATAGTTTATATTAGTGTTGTAAGCCTTATTTATTGGATTTAACAAACTTTTAATTTGTTTTTTTGTTGAAAAATGCTCTTGATTTATAGTTCGCATTGCAGAGAGTTGATTTTCTTTTTTAACAACTTCTGTTGGCTTCTTAATGCATAAAAAATCTATATCAGCATCAATTATTTTAGCAAGACTTACTGTGTTTTTTAACATAGTACTATCAGATGATTTTAAATCTGATAGTACTAATATTTTATGCTTATTGTTTTTCATAATGTTTTAACTTAAGCTTAAACTAGATTTTGGTCTTTCCCTAAAGAATTTAATAAAACTTTCAGGATTCTCTTCAACACCTCGTTTAGATACTAACTTGATATCTATATTACGTTCTTTTGCCTTAAATAGAAAATCTTCAAGAATTTCTATAATATCGTTATCTAAGTATCTTGTTTTTAAAAGATCAAGCTCTAAATAAGTGTCTCTTGGCAAGCTGTCTAACTCCTTTAAAATAGCTCCCTTGTTAAAAAAGGTAACTTCTTCTGCAAGGGTCATTTTTATTTTATGCTTACCATTACTTTTATCTTCTATATGAAGGAAATGAGAGTTCTGGTAGCTTTTAAGTAAAATAACTATTATACCAACTCCTAAGCCCAGACCAATTCCGTATAATAAATCGATAAATACAATTCCTAAAACAGTAACAGTAAATGGAATAAACTGTTTCCATCCTAAATCATACATTTTTTTGAATAATGATGGTTTTGCTAGTTTATATCCAACAACTAGAAGAATTGCTGCTAAAACAGATAAAGGAATCATATTTAATAATCTTGGTATTAATATTACCGAGATTAATAAAAAGAAACCGTGAATTATAGCAGACATTTTAGATTCTCCTCCAGATTGGATATTAGCAGAACTACGAACAATTACTTGTGTAATTGGCAACCCTCCAATCATTCCAGAAATAATATTTCCTGTTCCTTGTGCTAGTAACTCTCTATTTGTTGGTGTAACATTTTTATGAGGGTCTAACTTATCAGTAGCTTCTACACATAAAAGTGTTTCTAAACTGGCTACCAACGCAATGGTAAATGCCACAACCCAAATTTCTGGATTTGTTATAACTGCAAAATTTGGAAAACTAAATTGTGCAAAAAATGAGGCAGTATCTTCTGGAACAGGAACACTCACTAAGTGAGATTCTGCTATGGCTAAAGTATCATGAGAATTTGTTAAAACATAGAAAATAATCCCAAATACTACAGCCACTAAAGGCCCTTGAATAAGCTGAAATATTTTAGCTTTCTTTGATAGCACTCTATCCCATAATATAAGAATTCCTAAACCTACAATTCCTACCAAAGCAGAACCAAGTGTAATATGGTTTATTGTATCAAATATTTCAGAAAATGTGTTTTGTCCATCTACTTGAAAAAAGGCAAAATCTCCTTCTGGATCTGGATCATACCCAAAAAAATGTGGTATTTGTTTTAAAATAATTATAATACCAATACCAGTAAGCATGCCTTTAATAACAGATGAAGGGAAATAGTAACCAATAACCCCAGCTTTTAATACTCCAAAGATAATTTGAATAACACCTCCTAAAACAACAGCTACTAAGAAATTTTGGTAACCTCCTAAGGTTCCTATCGCAGCTAGTACAATAGCTGCTAATCCTGCTGCAGGACCACTAACTCCAATATTAGAACCACTTAAAGCCCCTACAATTATACCTCCTACAATTCCTGCAATTAATCCTGAAAAAAGTGGCGCGCCACTTGCTAATGCAATACCTAAACATAGTGGTAATGCAACGAAAAATACGACTATACTCGCTGGTAAGTCTTTTTTAATAGTTTTAAACATAAAATAAATTCATTTACTTATTGAGGGTATTCCTCAAAAACTAATTTTTTAAAAAATTTCTTTTTTTGACGTTAATACGTCAGGCCTAAAAAATTATTAAATGAATTCTGGAGGTGGAGATATTAGATTTAAATGAGGTTTAGGATAGTTTTTAAAAAAATATCCTGTATGGCTTTCTTGTTCATTAGAAAAAAAACAAGATTCTATCGTATTTAAGTGATAAACTAAAACTTCTACATCCTTATTTTTATCAATACCTTTTTCCTCTTCTTCAGATGAAGTATAAAATACCGAAATATCAACAGAGTCATCTATAATAGAAATTACCGTTGGGGCTACCAAAAACATCATAAAAATGACTGATAATATTATAGAAGTTAGGCTTTTTGGCATTTTTTATAAAAAATAAGTTACAAATATATTGTATTGTTTAAGAATAATCAAAAATCTTTCAACATTTTAATATCTTCTGTTATTAACCATCCTGTTTTACCATCTGTGAGTTTTATTTTTGACCAATCGTTGTATGTTTCTAAAACCTGTACTTTAGTTCCTTCATGCAATCTAAACGACTCTTCACTTCTTGTATTCGGGTCACTTTTTACTTTACTTTCCTGTGCAAACACTATGGCTGGATTATCTTTTTTATCTAAATTATATTTATGAAACGTAAACGCTAGAGTTAATATTAGTAATGTTAACGCAACAACACTACCTATAAATGCTAAACGCTTTTTTAAAGTTGAATAAGAAAAATAATAGACTAAAAACAAAACAACAAAACAGAATACTAATGCAATGGTTGTTTTAGCCCAGACATCAAAAGACATAATATGAGTTGCATTATTTAATAACTTTGAAATTCCTGCATTTGGTATCACATCAATAGCATCCACAGTCATATTTTTAGCAAATGCCATATTATTTTTAATGTCGGCATCGTTTGGTGCTAATTTTAATGCTTTTTCATAGAAAAAAATACTGGGAGCTATATTATTAAGTTTATAATGTGCATTAGCCAGATTAAAATATAAATCTGAGGAATGCTTACCAGTATCTAAAATAGCATTATAACCATCTATTGCTTCAGCATATTTACCTTGGTTATACAGTGCGTTAGCCTTTTCAAAAATAGATTGATTTTGAGCAAACCCACTTAAGCTTAACAACAACGAAAATATGTATAATAACTTTTTCATCTTAACGCGCTTGTTTATCGATTAAAGAAATTGTTTTTGCTGCTTTATCATAATCTTCTTGCATTGTTACAATATCAATAGGTGTATATCGTGCCAATTCACAATTTTCTAAAATACTTTTAAAGTCTTTTATAACTTCATCATCAACTTGCTTTTCTTTCAATAAATTATTGATTTTCTCTTTACTTAAATCACTAGTTTCTATATGTAATTTTGCTTTTAAATAGTTATGTAATGCTTTCTCAAGAGCAATATAAAAGGCTTCTTTTTTACCTAACGATTTTTTTGCACTGCTTAAATATTTTCTAGCAAGTTTATCTGCTTTTCTAATTCTGTTTCCGTAAACATCTGCATCTCTACTCGCTTTTTTATTTCGAATAACTATTGCTAAAGGAATTGCTAAAAATGGCAATAACAGCATACTCCAAAACAGCTTAGTTTTAAAGAAATAATCAGGTTTAATATCTGAAAAATTAGTTTTGGTTTTAATAAAAGCAAACTGATCGTTATTAAAAACTATAGCTTGTTTATTTGGGTTTGTGATGTTTGTACTTTCAGTATCTGAAGTATTTGTTGGTCCGTTTAAAACGTTAATAACTATTTCATCGGATGATAAACGTTTGTACGTTTCGGTTTTTAAATCGAAATACGAAAAAGAAATACTTGGTATTGGGTATTTACCCTTGTATTGCGGTACAACAGTATAACTATCGGAAATACTTCCTTGCATACCTCCTAAATTAGTTTTTACATTCTCGTTGTGCTCTGGCTCATAAACCTCTAAAGAACTTGGTAATGAAACCTTGGGTAGTTTAAACAGTTTTAAATTACCATTTCCTCTAACAGCTACTTTAAGTTGTAGAGACTCTGTGGCATCCAATTGTGTTTTTGATGGAATAACATCAAAATTAAACTCACCCACTGCACCTGTAAAGTCCAACGGTTTACCTGCTTCTGGTAAAGGTTTTACATTTATTGTTTTATTACCAGCAGAAACGGTTCTATTAACACGAGTCATTAAAAGGCTTCCAAAAATATCACGTCTGTTTGTTGGAACTCGCATAGCAATATCTAAGCTTAAAGGCTCGATATTTAGTTTTCCTGTTTTTTGAGGATACAGAACTGTTTTTCTTAAAACTAAAAACCTATAATCTTCACCATTATATGTTCCATTTTGAACTTTTTGTCCTTGTGTATTTATATTCTGACTCCAAAAATCATTATATCTAGGACTATCGATTTCGTTCCAGTTATCAACCGCTATTTTAGGTGAAACATATAATTTATATACTACAGTAATAGCTTCATTTAGATACGGATTTGTTTTTGAAACCTCAGCTACTAAATGAATATTTTCTGATGCTAAATAATTAGGATTATTAGGATCTTTT containing:
- a CDS encoding carbonic anhydrase family protein, whose product is MKAHTKETQATMTPEKSLRFLKEGNVRFQNNLKANRNLLEQVNDTKEGQFPFATILSCIDSRVSAELVFDQGLGDIFSVRIAGNFVNEDILGSMEFACKLAGTKLIVVLGHTSCGAVKGACDHAKMGNLTKLIEKITPAVNAVSEPKDENLRNSKNLEFVDNVSKKNVELTIERIHEESPILSEMEKKGEIKIIGAMYNIHTGVVEFYE
- a CDS encoding universal stress protein, whose product is MKNNKHKILVLSDLKSSDSTMLKNTVSLAKIIDADIDFLCIKKPTEVVKKENQLSAMRTINQEHFSTKKQIKSLLNPINKAYNTNINYTLRYGNVKNEIANYIESYQPDIVVLGKRKSKLLSVMGDNILKHVFKQHSGTIMISGEENVLEPNNDLTLGLFNDANGSFHFADNLIKHTQKPLKAFKIVKNPDNVTSTNIDDKKTIEYVFEENDNVFKNLSNYLLKNNVNLLCINRKSKKLKKTNKNLKNVINNLNVSLFLTTEQNLKYQ
- a CDS encoding SulP family inorganic anion transporter; this translates as MFKTIKKDLPASIVVFFVALPLCLGIALASGAPLFSGLIAGIVGGIIVGALSGSNIGVSGPAAGLAAIVLAAIGTLGGYQNFLVAVVLGGVIQIIFGVLKAGVIGYYFPSSVIKGMLTGIGIIIILKQIPHFFGYDPDPEGDFAFFQVDGQNTFSEIFDTINHITLGSALVGIVGLGILILWDRVLSKKAKIFQLIQGPLVAVVFGIIFYVLTNSHDTLAIAESHLVSVPVPEDTASFFAQFSFPNFAVITNPEIWVVAFTIALVASLETLLCVEATDKLDPHKNVTPTNRELLAQGTGNIISGMIGGLPITQVIVRSSANIQSGGESKMSAIIHGFFLLISVILIPRLLNMIPLSVLAAILLVVGYKLAKPSLFKKMYDLGWKQFIPFTVTVLGIVFIDLLYGIGLGLGVGIIVILLKSYQNSHFLHIEDKSNGKHKIKMTLAEEVTFFNKGAILKELDSLPRDTYLELDLLKTRYLDNDIIEILEDFLFKAKERNIDIKLVSKRGVEENPESFIKFFRERPKSSLSLS
- a CDS encoding tetratricopeptide repeat protein, yielding MKKLLYIFSLLLSLSGFAQNQSIFEKANALYNQGKYAEAIDGYNAILDTGKHSSDLYFNLANAHYKLNNIAPSIFFYEKALKLAPNDADIKNNMAFAKNMTVDAIDVIPNAGISKLLNNATHIMSFDVWAKTTIALVFCFVVLFLVYYFSYSTLKKRLAFIGSVVALTLLILTLAFTFHKYNLDKKDNPAIVFAQESKVKSDPNTRSEESFRLHEGTKVQVLETYNDWSKIKLTDGKTGWLITEDIKMLKDF
- a CDS encoding BatD family protein, yielding MKFIKHISIIVILLVSSMAFAQVKFEAKASKQKLGVNERLRIDFEMNKDGDNFNPPDFSNFTVVGGPNQSVSNSWINGVRSYKKTYSYFLAPKQRGNFTISQASITIDGETYKTTPLKIEVTAAVDIPKDPNNPNYLASENIHLVAEVSKTNPYLNEAITVVYKLYVSPKIAVDNWNEIDSPRYNDFWSQNINTQGQKVQNGTYNGEDYRFLVLRKTVLYPQKTGKLNIEPLSLDIAMRVPTNRRDIFGSLLMTRVNRTVSAGNKTINVKPLPEAGKPLDFTGAVGEFNFDVIPSKTQLDATESLQLKVAVRGNGNLKLFKLPKVSLPSSLEVYEPEHNENVKTNLGGMQGSISDSYTVVPQYKGKYPIPSISFSYFDLKTETYKRLSSDEIVINVLNGPTNTSDTESTNITNPNKQAIVFNNDQFAFIKTKTNFSDIKPDYFFKTKLFWSMLLLPFLAIPLAIVIRNKKASRDADVYGNRIRKADKLARKYLSSAKKSLGKKEAFYIALEKALHNYLKAKLHIETSDLSKEKINNLLKEKQVDDEVIKDFKSILENCELARYTPIDIVTMQEDYDKAAKTISLIDKQAR